One Streptomyces umbrinus genomic window, AGGCGCACGAGGCGATCCGCCCCTCGGGTGATCGTTTCCGCACGCCGGCCGAGACGGGTCTGACCGGTGACCAGTTCAAGCTCTACGAGCTGATCTGGAAGCGGACCGTTGCCTCCCAGATGAAGGACGCGGTCGGGAACTCCGTCACCGTGAAGATCGCGGGCACGGCCTCCGACGGCCGTGACGCCGAGTTCAGCGCGTCCGGCAAGACCATCACCTTCCACGGCTTCCTCAAGGCCTACGTCGAGGGCGCCGACGACCCGAACGCCGAGCTGGACGACCGCGAGCGCCGGCTTCCGCAGGTCAACGAGGGCGACCCGCTGTCCGCCGAAGAGATCTCGGTCGACGGCCACGCGACCAAGCCCCCGGCCCGCTACACCGAGGCCAGCCTCGTCAAGGAGCTCGAAGAGCGCGAGATCGGCCGCCCGTCGACGTACGCGTCGATCATCGGCACGATCCTCGACCGCGGCTATGTGTTCAAGAAGGGCACGGCACTCGTGCCGTCCTTCCTGTCCTTCGCCGTGGTCAACCTCCTGGAGAAGCACTTCGGGCGGCTCGTCGACTACGACTTCACCGCCAAGATGGAGGACGACCTCGACCGCATCGCGCGGGGCGAGGCCCAGGCCATTCCGTGGCTCAGGCGCTTCTACTTCGGCGAGGGCGACGCGACCGGCGCCGCGGAGGCGGGCAACGGCGACGGGGACCACCTCGGCGGTCTCAAGGAGCTCGTCACCGACCTCGGTGCCATCGACGCCCGCGAGGTGTCGTCGTTCCGCGTGCACGACAGCGACATCATGCTGCGCGTCGGCCGCTACGGCCCGTACGTCGAGCGCGGCGAGAAGGACTCCGAGAACCACCAGCGCGCCGACGTGCCCGAGGACCTGGCACCCGACGAGCTGACCATCGAGCTCGCGGAGGAGCTGCTCGCCAAGCCGAGCGGTGACTTCGAGCTCGGCGCCGACCCCCAGTCGGGCCACCAGATCATCGCCAGGGACGGCCGCTACGGCCCGTACGTCACCGAGGTGCTCCCCGAGGGCACCCCGAAGACCGGCAAGAACGCCGTGAAGCCGCGTACGGCCTCGCTGTTCAAGTCGATGTCCCTCGACACGGTGACGCTGGCCGACGCCCTCAAGCTGATGTCGCTGCCGCGCGTCGTCGGCAAGGACGCCGAGGGCGTGGAGATCACCGCACAGAACGGGCGCTACGGGCCGTACCTGAAGAAGGGCACCGACTCGCGCTCCCTCCAGGCCGAGGACCAGCTCTTCACGATCACCCTCGACGAGGCCCTGGCGATCTACGCGCAGCCCAAGCAGCGCGGGCGGGCCGCGGCCAAGCCGCCGCTGAAGGAGCTCGGCGCGGACCCGGTCAGCGGGCAGCCCGTCGTCGTCAAGGACGGCCGCTTCGGTCCGTACGTCACCGACGGCGAGACCAACGCCACCCTGCGGTCCGGCGACAGCGTCGAGGAGATCACTCCGGAGCGCGGCTTCGAACTGCTCGCCGAGAAGCGTGCGAAGGCGCCCGCCAAGAAGACGGCGAAGAAGACGGCCGCCAAGAAGGCCCCGGCCAAGAAGGCGCCGGCGAAGAAAACCGCCGCCAAGAAGACCGCGGCCACGAAAACGGTGGCAAAGAAGACCACTGCCAAGAAGACGACCGCAAAGAAGGCGACGGCTTCCCAGGCGACGGCGGAGGACTGAGGCCGACGAGGACCGGGGCCCTGGGGTCCCGCTTCCGGTGACGGCCTTCGGGTCCCCGCTTCCGGTGACGGCCTTCTGGTCTCGTCTCCGGCTCGGGATCGAGTTCTTCACCTTTGGTTCATGAAACGAACGCTCCCGCACCACTTGGTGTCGGGGGCGTTCGCATGTTCGGGGGCCTATTCGGGGAGTCAGTCCCTCCCGATAGGCTGGCAGGATGACGCGAGCCGAGCAGCCAACGGCCCACAACCCGGCCCCCGACGACGCCCTGGTCGCAGATTCACGGGAGCGCGCCGTCCGGGCGCTGCTGCGCGTGCCGCAATTGAGGCGCCTGTGGAGCGCCCAGCTGGTGGGCGGCGTCGGCGACGCCCTCGCGCTGCTGGTGCTGGTCCTGCTGGCCCTCCAGGCGGCGGTCTCCGACGGTTCCTTCGGAGGCGGCTACCGCGGAGTGGCCCTCGCCGTGTCGGCGGTCTTCGGGGCACGGATTCTCGCCACTCTGCTCTTCGGGGCGGTCCTGCTCGGCCCGCTCACGTCCCTCACCTCCCAGGAGGGGCCGCTCGACCGCCGCTGGACCATGGTCGGCGCGGACGGTGTGCGGGCCGCGTTGCTGATCATCGCCCCCCTGTGGATCGACTGGACGCCGGAGAACGCGCTGGCCGTGCTCCTGGTGACGGCCTTCGTCATAGGGGTCGCCGAGCGCTTCTGGATGGTGTGCCGCGAGAGCGCGGCGCCCGCGCTGCTGCCCGCGCCGCCGCTGGAGGGCGCGACGGTACGCCCGCTGCCGGACCACATGGACGCGCTGCGGCGCCTGTCACTGCGTACGGGATTCGTGGCGGTGCCTCTCGCGGGGGCCACGCTCGTCGTCGCCTCGCTCGTCAACAACCTGCTGGGCGCCGGGCTCGAATGGTTCGCGCAGCACCAGGCCGCGCTCGCCTCGTACGTCTCTGCGGGCCTGTTCGCCGCGTCCCTTTCGGTGCTCACCTTCCTCGAACTGCCCGACGCGCGAACCCCGCGCGCGCGGTCGCCGCTCGAAGGGCTGCGCCGCCCCAAGACGGGCACCGGCATCGACAAGGGCCGTACCGGGGCCATCCCGCTCCTGGTGCTCGCCTGCGCCGCCGTCGCCGCGGCGATCGCGGCTGCCGTCGCCGTCTCCGTGCTGCACGCCAAGGACCTGGGCGGGCGGGCCCGTGACGTACGGGCTGCTGGTGCTCGCGCTGACCGGCGGTGTCGTGTTCGGCATCCGTACGGCCGCCAGGCTGCTGCCGTCCCTGTCGCGGCGCCGGCTGCTCACGCTGGCGATCGCCTTCACGGGGATCGCGCTGCTCGCCGCGGGCCTTGTCCCGGACGTCACCACGGTCATCCTGATCGTCGCTCTGGCGGGCGTCGGCGCGGGCGTCGCCGCCAACACCGGGCACGCCCTGCTCGACCAGGAGGCCGAGGAGTACCGGCGGACGCGTACGACGGAACACCTGCACGCGGTCGTACGGGTCTCTGTGGCACTGGGTGCGCTGGTGGCCCCTGTGGTGGCCGGCGCCATCGGACGGCACCGTCTGGAGACCGGCAAGTTCGTGTTCGCGCACGGCGGCGCGGCCTTCACACTGATGCTGGTCGGCGCGCTGCTGCTGCCGGTCGCCGCGCTGGTGCTGGCCAAGGCCGACGACCGCGCCGGAGTTCCGCTGCGGCACGACCTGCTGGACGCGCTGCGCGGCGGGGACGATCCCGTGCAGGCGCACGCCGCGAAGGGCTTCTTCATCGCCCTGGAGGGCGGCGACGGGGCCGGGAAGTCGACCCAGGCCGAGGCGATCGCGGAGTGGATCCGCGCCAAGGGGCACGAGGTCGTGGTGACGCGCGAGCCGGGTGCCACGCCCGTCGGGAAGCGGCTGCGGTCGATCCTGCTCGACGTGTCGTCGGCCGGTCTCTCGCACCGTGCGGAAGCGCTGCTGTACGCCGCCGACCGCGCCGAGCACGTCGACACCGTCGTGCGGCCCGCCCTGGAGCGGGGCGCGGTGGTCGTCTCCGACCGCTACATCGACTCCTCCGTGGCGTACCAGGGGGCCGGGCGTGACCTGTCCCCGACCGAGATCGCCCGTATCAACCGGTGGGCGACCGACGGGCTGGTGCCCCATCTGACCGTGCTGCTCGACGTGGCGCCGGAGACCGCCCGTGAGCGGTTCACCGAGGCGCCGGACCGCCTTGAGTCGGAGCCCGCCGAGTTCCACGCGCGCGTGCGGTCCGGTTTCCTGACGCTCGCGGCCGCCGACCCGGCGCGCTATCTGGTCGTCGACGCCGGGCAGGAGCCCGAAGCGGTCACGACCGTGATCCGGCATCGGCTGGATGTGGTGCTCCCGCTCTCCGAGGCCGAGATCAAGGCCAAGGAGGAGGCCCGCAAGGCGGCCGAGGAGGAGGCGCGTCGGCGCGCCGAGGAAGAGGCCGCCCGCAAGGCCGAGGAGGAGCGGCTGGAGCGCGAGCGCCAGGAGCAGCTCGCCCGGCTGCGCGCGGAGGAAGAGGAGCGCAAGCAGCGCGAGCTGGAGGAGGCCCAGCGGCGCGAGGCCGAGCGGCAGGCCGAGGAGGCCCGGCAGCGCGCCGAGGCGGCACGCGTGCGTGCCGAGCAGGAACAGGCGCGGCAGCTCGCGGAGGAGCAGGCCCGCGCGGCCGAGGAGGCGCGCCGGCGCAAGCAGGCCGAGGAGGAGGCGCGGCTCCGGGCCGAGGCCGAGGAGCGGCGGCTGGAGAAGCAGCGGAAGGCCGAGGAGGCGTTGCTCCGGGCCGAGCAGGCTCGGCGGGCGGCGGAGGCGCAGAGGGAAGCAGAGGCTTCCAGCGCGGCCGCGGCTGCGGCGGCGGCTGCGAGTGCGGCGGATTCCGGAGCTCCCGGTGCTTCCGGTGTTTCCGGAGGGGCTGGTTCCGGTGGTTCGGCGGGCGGCCGTGACAACGAGACGGTGCCGACGCCCGTCGTGACACCCACGAACGCGTCCGGCGGACCGGCCGACGAGACGGCGGTGCTTCCTCCGGTGCCGCCTCGCGACGCCGGGCCCGACGACGCCGAGACGACCGTGCTGCCGCAGCCCCCGGCGCCGCAGGGAGCGGCCGACGAGACCGCCGTGTTGCCGCCGGTGCGGCCGGGTTCCGCTGCCGATGAGACTGCCGTGTTGCCCCCGGTGAGGCCGGGATCGGCTGCCGACGAGACGGCCGTGCTGCCGCCGGTCGGGCAGGGCTCCGCCGCGGACGAGACGGCTGTGCTTCCTCCCGTACGGGACGACCGTGGCGGCGGCGAGCAGGGGAGTGGTCCGGCGGACCGGGTGCCCCCGGGGTACTTCCGTGACGAGCGGCCGGGGAGCGAGGGCACCGACGCCCGTACGCGCGAGCTGCCTCAGGTCGACGAGGACGGCACGCCTCGGCGACGTCCCCGTTCGGACTGGGCGGAGGAGACCCCGCTGGACGACCTCCCGACGCTGGCCGACGAACTGCTGGGTCCCCGTGACGACGACGAGCCGGACGAGGGGCGGGGGCGCCGGCGGCGCTGACGGGCGGATCGAGGCCTGTGCCCGCTGGTTTGTGCGTGCCGGTTTGTGCTCACTGGTTTGAGGCCGCTGGTTTGTGGCCGGGGCGGCGTCGGCGGTGATGTGGCCCGTGCGGTAGGTGCCGGCGGGGAGTGCGTGGGCCGTGTGGACCGCGTTGTCAGTCCCCTCCCGCACAATGGGATGCGCAAGGCACCGGTGCGACGGAAGGGCGGCATCCCATGACCGTGTGGGACGACCTGGTGGGCCAGGAGAAGGTGAGCGTGCAACTCGACGCCGCCGCCCGGGACGCCGACGCGCAGGTCACGGCGGTGGCGGACCACACCCCGGTCGCCGAGGCGTCGAAGATGACGCACGCCTGGCTCTTCACGGGGCCGCCGGGCTCGGGCCGTTCCACCGCCGCGCGGGCCTTCGCCGCGGCTCTCCAGTGCGTGAGCCCCGACCGGGCTCTTGGCGGATCCCCCGGCTGCGGGTTCTGCGACGGCTGTCACACAAGCCTGATCGGCACCCACGCCGACGTGCAGATCATCCGCACCGACCTCCTCTCCATCGGCGTGAAGGAGACCCGCGATCTCGTGCGTCGGGCACAGATGTCCCCGGCGGGCCGCCGCTGGCAGGTCATCATCGTGGAAGACGCCGACCGCCTCACGGAGGGCGCGGGCAACGTCCTGCTGAAGGCCATCGAAGAGCCCGCCCCCCGCACGGTCTGGCTCCTCTGCGCGCCCTCCATCGAGGACGTACTGCCCACCATCCGCTCCCGCTGCCGTCACCTCACGCTCCGGACGCCTCCCGTGGACGCGGTCGCCGATGTCCTCGTACGCCGCGACGGCATCGAGCCGGACGTGGCGGCCGCCGTGGCCCGCGCCACCCAGGGGCACATCGGGCGGGCCCGCCGTCTCGCCACGGACGAGCGCGCCCGCGCGCGGCGCGCCGCCGTCCTCAAACTGCCCCTCCGTGTCGACGACGTGGGTGCCTGCCTCAAGGCGGCCCAGGAGCTGATCGACGCGGCCTCCGAGGACGCCAAACAGGTCGCCGAGGAGACCGACGTCAAGGAGACCGAGGACATGAAGGCGGCGCTCGGCGCGTCCCAGGGCGGCCGGATGCCGCGCGGCACCGCGGGCGTGATGAAGGAGCTGGAGGACAAGCAGAAGCGCCGCAAGACGCGTACGCAGCGCGACAGCCTGGACCTGGCCCTGATCGACCTCACGGCCTTCTACCGCGACGTGCTGGCCCTCCAGTTCGGCACCAGCCTCGCCCTCGCCAACACGGAGATGCGGGACACCTTGGACAGGCTGGCGCGCGGCTCGTCGCCCGAGACCACCCTGCGCCGGATAGAGGCGATCGCCGCCTGCCGCGAGGCCCTCGACCGGAATGTGGCGCCGCTGCTTGCGGTGGAGGCGATGACGATGGCGCTGCGGGCGGGTTGACGCCGCCCCGGGACGCACGCTGCCCGTCCTGCGCGTCCTGCCCGGAGTTCGTGAAGGCACGCTGCCCGCCCTGCACGTCCCGTCCGGAGTCGACGGCGTCACTAGTTGACGGTGTCACTCGTACGAGGTCGGGTTGACGACTCTGAGCGACCGATTCATCGCGCAGGGTTACGCTCGCTCGATGTACACCAGGCGCCGGCCCAGGTCACCTCGGGCCAACCGATCCCTTCGCGCGTGCGGCACGTTGCTCGCCGTCGCCGGACTGCTCGTCTCCGCCTGCTCCGCGGGGAGTTCGACCAGCTCCGCGAGCCCTGCCGGAGCGGAGGCCGCGCTGCGTGCGCTGCCTGAGGCCACCCCCTCGGCGCTGGCCTCGTACTACGGTCAGCGGCCGGCTTGGCGCGCCTGTGGTGTCGCCGGCTTCGAGTGCACGACGCTGAAGGCCCCGCTCGACTACGCCGAGCCGGCCAAGGGCGACGTCCGGCTGGCCGTCTCCCGCAAGAAGGCCACGGGTCCCGGCAAGCGGCTCGGTTCGCTGCTGGTCAACCCGGGCGGGCCGGGCGGTTCGGCGGTCGGTTACCTCCAGGCGTACGCAGGAATCGGGTACCCGGCGAAGGTCCGCGCCCGCTACGACATGGTCGCGGTCGACCCGCGCGGTGTCGCCCGCAGCGAGCCCGTCGAATGCCTCACCGGGCGCGAGATGGACACGTTCACGCAGACGGACACGACCCCCGACAACGCGCGCGAGACCGGTGAACTGGTCGATGCCTTCAAGGGGTTCGCGGAGGGCTGCGGGCGGCGCGCGGGGAACCTGCTGCGCCATGTGTCCACGGTCGAGGCGGCCCGTGACATGGACCTCGTGCGCGCGGCGCTGGGCGACGAGAAGCTGACGTACGTGGGTGCTTCGTACGGCACGTTTCTCGGGGCGACGTACGCGGGCCTGTATCCGGAGCGGGTCGGCCGGCTCGTCCTGGACGGCGCGCTGGACCCGTCGCTGCCCGCGCGGAGGACGAACCGGGACCAGACGGCGGGCTTCGAGACGGCGTTCCAGTCCTTCGCCAAGGACTGCGTGCACGAGTCGGACTGCCCGCTGGGCGGCGCGGGCACGACGACGGAGCAGGTCGGCAAGAACCTGAAGGCCTTCTTCCGGCAACTGGACGGCGCCCCTATCGGGACGGGCGACGCGGACGGCCGCAAGCTGGGCGAGGCGCTGGCCACGACGGGCGTCATCGCCGCGATGTACGACGAAGGGTCCTGGCCCCAACTGCGCGACGCCCTCGACATGGCCATGAAGGACAAGGACGGCGCGGGCCTGCTCGCCCTCTCCGACAGCTATTACGAGCGCGACTCCGACGGCAAGTACGAGAACCTGATGTTCGCCAACGCGGCGGTCAACTGTCTGGACCTGCCGGCCGCCTTCTCCTCCCCCGAGGAGGTGAAGGACGCGCTCCCCTCCTTCGAGCAGGCCTCCCCGGTCTTCGGCGAGAGCCTCGCCTGGGCCTCCCTGAACTGCGCGTACTGGCCCGTGAAGGCGACCGGCGAAGCCCGCAGCATCGAGGCGAAGGGCGCCGCCCCCATCGTGGTCGTCGGCACGGTCCGTGACCCCGCGACCCCCTACCGCTGGGCCCAGGCCCTCGCCGCCCAGCTCTCCTCCGGCACCCTCCTCACCTACGACGGCGACGGCCACACGGCCTACGGGAGGGGCAGCGCCTGCATCGACTCCGCGATCAACGAATACCTCCTCGAAGGCACCCCTCCGAAGAGCGGAAAGCGCTGCTCAGGGGCATGATCACGCGGTCCGCCGGGGGTGCTCCCCAGGCCTGTACGGAGCACCCCACGAAACTGTGTAGACTTACGCACGTTGCCGATCGCACCATAGTTCTGGCAGCACGCCGCCTTAGCTCAGATGGCCAGAGCAACGCACTCGTAATGCGTAGGTCTCGGGTTCGAATCCCGAAGGCGGCTCTGTGGAAGCCTCAGGACTCACTCGCCGTGACCTGGGGCTTTTGCTTTTGGCGGGGTGCGGCCTGCGGCGCCGGGTGAGTGCCGTGCACGCCGGACAACTGTGCCCCGGAAAGCGCGAACGGCGGCCGGCACGGCATCCCGGAGTTGTGCGCCGCCGTTGCCGTCGTCGGCCGGGGCCTGCAGAGCCTCTGACAGGCGCACGCGAATCGGTCGGAGCGGACCGGGCCCGCCCTCGTCGTCTCGGGCTTTGGCAACATCCGGTACCCGTGGCGCTACGTGTCCGCCGCGGCCTTGCTGTGGCCCGTGCTCCCGTAGCCTTCCAACTTCCGCCGGTGCACCCACCTCAGGAAGGCCCCCCGCATGTCCCCCGACCGTTCAGTCCTCCATCTCGGCCTGCGCCGCTCCCCCCTGGAGTGGCGGCCCGAGATCGACGCCGCGGCGGAGCTGGGCCACGCCGTGTACGTCCACTCCGACTCCGGCCTCGGTCACACCGGGCTGCCCGACGACCGGGTCGCCGCCTTCACCAGGGCGGAGTCCGCCGAGGACGTGGCGGCCCGCGCCCTGCGGCAGGCACGGGACGGCGGGCACGAGCCCGCGGCGGTGCTGTGCTGGGGCGACCGGTACGTGGACGTCGCCGCCGGGGTCGCCGAGGCACTGGGCCTGCGCGGGCCCTCGGTCGCCGCGGCCGCCGTGTGCCTCGACAAGTCCGCGCAGCGCCGGGCCCTCGAACCGCACGGCCTCAACCCCCGCTGGCGCAGCGGAACCACGGCCGACGAGCTGAAGGCCGCGGTGGGGGAGCTGGGCCTTCCGCTGATCTTCAAGCTCGCCCACTCCTCGGGGGGCCGCGGATCCGCCGTGATCGACGCGGACACGGATCCGGACGAGCTGATGAAGCTGACGTCCCTCAACTACGAGGACTCCGCCGCCTTCCTGGTCGAGGAACTCGTCGACGGCAGCGAGCACTCGGTCTCCGGGCTCGTGCACGGCGGCGAGGTGGTGATCCTCGCCGTGTCCGACAAGTACCTGGCGCCCGGCGAACTCCGTACCACCACCACGGTCGTCCCCTCCGCGCTCACTCCGGAGCAGTTGGCCCGGGTGCACGAGGCGGCCGAGGGCGCGGTGCGCGCCGTGGGCATCGCGACCGGCGGTTTTCACGTGGATCTGCGCTACTCGCCCGAGGGCCCTGTCGTCCTGGAGATCGGCGCACGGCTCGGCGGCGACCTGATCAACTCCCATCTCGTGCCGCTCGCCACCGACGGCGCCACGCAGCCGTACCGCTCTCTCGTCGAGACCCTCGTGGACGGTGAACTGCCGTCCCCCGCTCCCTTCGTGACCACCGCGGCGATGCACCTGCTGCTGGTCCCCGCCGACAGTGACCTCCCGGCGCTGCTGTCCCGCCTCGCGGACCACCCGTCCGTACGGATCGCCGCCGAGTGGCCCTCCCCCGAGGACGAGGTAGTGGTGCTCGTTACGGCACAGGACCCGGACACGATCCCCGCGATCCTCGACGAACTCCGGCAGCGGACGGGACGGTAGGGCCACGTGCCGGACCCCGTGAACTCCCCGGACTCGCACCGTTGTCGTGCGGCGCGGAAGTCGTCATGCCTCGCAACTGCCGCATAACAATCATGAGTTCAGGGTTCTGCCTGCGAACGGCGGGCCCGGTTGCCTATGGTGCGCGGAGCCCCTTCGCCCATGTGTTCGCAAAGGATGCCGCCATGTCTGACTCTGTACGACACGAGGACGTCCTGGCGCAGGTTCGTTCGTGACGTCCGGTACGGCAGCGCTTCAGGAACGCCGGTACCGGATCCTGGTCACCGGCTACGCGATCTCCTCGTACGGCACCTTCCTCAACGTCGTGGCGCTCAGCCTGTACGTCTACGCTGTCACGGACCGGGCGCTGGCCGTCGGTGTGTTCATGGCCGTACGACTCGCCGCTGGGTTCGTCGCGGGGCTCGCCGCGGCCGCGGTCCTGGCCCGCTGGTCCGCGAAGGGCGTCATGTTCTGGGCCAACGTGGCCCAGGCGGCGGCGCTGCTCCTGCTCGTGCTGGCCCCCGACGGATTCCGTACGGGCACGCTGTTCGCCGTCTCCGCGGTGGTCGGGGCCTCAGGCACCCTGTTCATGGTCACCCTGCGCAGCTCCATCCCGGACATGGTCGGCGAGGGGCGCCACACCTGGGCCAACTCGCTGATGGTCAGCGGGCGTTCGATGGCGATGGTGGCCGGGTTCGCCTCGTCGGGCGTGGTGGTGTCACTGCTCGGCTACACCGCTGCCTTCCTCGTGGACATGGCCACCTTCCTCGTCTGCGCCTTGACCGTCCTGCTCCTCCCGATGCCCATGGGCCCGGCGCGCGGCAACGAGGAGAAGGGCAGCCAGGGCAAGGAAGCAGAGGACAGCCAGGGCAGTCAGGAAGAAGAGGGTGCCGACGGGCAGGGGCGCCGGGACGGTCGGCGGCGGGTGCCCGCCGCGCTCGTGGCGCTCGGCGCGGTTCCGGTGCTCGGGCTGATGGTGGCGCTGCGCGGTATCGACGCGCTCGGGTCCTCGTCGCACAACGCGGCGCTGCCCGTGTACTCCACCGAACTCGACGCCGACAACCCGGCCGTGTTCGTCAGCGTCTTCTGGTGCGTCTGGGCGCTCGGCAACGTCCTCGTCCAGCAGGTACTGCAGAGGTACACCAAGCGGACGGGGCGCTCGGTCGGTGCCCTGGGCTTCGGGCTCGGCACCATCGCCATGTCGGGGACCTTCATCCTGGCCTTCGCCGGGCTCCCTTGGGCCGCGACGGTGCTGGTAGCGCTGCTGGCCGGCGCGGCCGACGGTCTGACCGAGGTGTCGTACACCTCGCATCTGCAGACCCTGCCGAGCCCCCTGCGCACCCACGCCTTCGGGCTCTCCGCCACGGTGGAGAACCTCGGGTTCGGCGTCGGCATGATCGTGGTCGCCGCGGCCCTCGACGTCTTCACGCCGCTGTCGGTCGTCGGCGTCGCGCACGGTGCCGCCATCGTCCTCGCCCTGGTGTACGTGGCCCGGGTGCTGCGGGGGCGCGGAGCGGCGCAGGCACAGGAAGCGCGGGAAGCGCAGGAGGCCGTGCCGGAGAGCGAGGAGCGGGAGGGGAAGAACGGGAAGGGGGAGAGCGGTGCAGGACCCGCGCGTGGCGGTCATCGGGATGGCGCTGAGGTTTCCGGGGGCTGACACACCCGAGGAGTACTGGCACGACATCAGGTCCGGCGTGTCCCACGTACGGCCCTTCACGGACTCCGAGTTCGCCGCCGCGGGCCTGCCCGAGGAGCTCTACCGGGCCCCGGACTTCACCGGAGCGAGCGCGCTGCTGCACGGCGTCGACGGCTTCGACGCCGGGTTCTTCGGGATGAGCGGCCGGGAGGCCACCCTGACCGATCCCCAGCAGCGGTTGTTCCTGGAGTGCGCTCACCATGCGCTGGAGGACGGTGGCTACGCCGGCAGGGGTGGAAGCGGCCGGTCCGGGAGCGTACGGATCGGGGTCTACGCCAGCGTCGGCTATCGGCTCTACTCCCTGCACAGCTATCTGGCCTCCAACATCGGTGAGTCGAGCCGCGCCGACGACTGGACCACGGTGAAGCAGATCCAGGTCGGCAACTACCCTGACTTCACCGCCAACCGGGCCGCGTTCCGGCTGGGACTCGACGGTCCGGCGGTGAATGTCGCGACCGCCTGTTCCAGCGGGCTCGTCTCGGTCCATCTGGCCTGTCAGGCGCTGCTCGCGGGCGACGTGGACCTCATGGTGGTGGGATCGGCCGCCCTGCATCTGCCGCAGGTCACCGGGCACCGCCATGTGAAGGGCTCGACGATCTCCAGGTCCGGTGCGGTACGGGCCTTCGACGCCGCTGCGGACGGCACGGTCGGCGGCAACGGGGTGGCCGCCGTGCTCCTCAAGCCGCTGGCGAACGCGCTCGCCGACGGCGACACCGTGCACGCCGTCATCCTGGGCTCCGCGGTCACCAACGACGGTGCGGACAAGGCGGGTTTCGCCGCTCCGGGTGTCGCGGGCCAGCGCGACGCCGTGCTCGGCGCGTTGGACCGCGCGGGTGTCGGGGCCGGGACGATCGGCTATCTGGAGGCGCACGGCACCGGCACCTACAAGGGTGATCCGATCGAATTCGCCGCGCTGAGCGAGGCGTTCCGGCGGCACACGGACCGTAAGGGCTTCTGCGCGCTCGGGTCCACCAAGCCCGCCATCGGGCACCTGGACAGCGCGGCGGGGCTCGCGGGGCTGGTCAAGGCGGTTCTGGTGCTGCGGCACGGTGTTGTTCCGCCGCTGGTGAACCTGACCCGGCCCAACCCTCGACTCGGCCTCGATGAAAGCCCGTTCACGCTCCCTCGACGCGCCATGCCCTGGCCGTTGCCGGGCGACGGGCCCCGGCGGGCGGGCGTGCACTCCATCGGGATGGGCGGCACCAATGCCCATGTGATTCTGGAAGAGGCACCGGCTGTCCCGGGCCGGACTGTGGGCGCCACCGTGCCCGCACTCCTGCCGCTCTCGGCGCACAGCCCCAAGGCGTTGGAGGAGTACGCCCGTTCCTTCCGTGACGCCCTGGTGCGGCGCCCGGACACGGCACCGGCCGACCTCCTCACGACGGCCGCGCTCGGACGCCGCCACCTGCGCCACCGGCTGGTCGTCACCGCACC contains:
- the topA gene encoding type I DNA topoisomerase yields the protein MSPTSETAHGGRRLVIVESPAKAKTIKGYLGPGYVVEASVGHIRDLPNGAAEVPEKYTGEVRRLGVDVDNDFQPIYVVNADKRAQVKKLKDLLKDSDELFLATDEDREGEAIAWHLQEVLKPKVPVKRMVFHEITKAAIQAAVANPRELNQKLVDAQETRRILDRLYGYEVSPVLWKKVMPRLSAGRVQSVATRLVVERERERIAFRSAEYWDLTGTFGTGRAGDASDPASLVARLTTVDGKRVAQGRDFDSLGQIKGANTLHLDEAGARALAAALENTNFSVRSVESKPYRRSPYAPFRTTTLQQEASRKLGFGAKATMQVAQKLYENGFITYMRTDSTTLSDTAISAARTQVTQLYGANYLPDKPRTYAGKVKNAQEAHEAIRPSGDRFRTPAETGLTGDQFKLYELIWKRTVASQMKDAVGNSVTVKIAGTASDGRDAEFSASGKTITFHGFLKAYVEGADDPNAELDDRERRLPQVNEGDPLSAEEISVDGHATKPPARYTEASLVKELEEREIGRPSTYASIIGTILDRGYVFKKGTALVPSFLSFAVVNLLEKHFGRLVDYDFTAKMEDDLDRIARGEAQAIPWLRRFYFGEGDATGAAEAGNGDGDHLGGLKELVTDLGAIDAREVSSFRVHDSDIMLRVGRYGPYVERGEKDSENHQRADVPEDLAPDELTIELAEELLAKPSGDFELGADPQSGHQIIARDGRYGPYVTEVLPEGTPKTGKNAVKPRTASLFKSMSLDTVTLADALKLMSLPRVVGKDAEGVEITAQNGRYGPYLKKGTDSRSLQAEDQLFTITLDEALAIYAQPKQRGRAAAKPPLKELGADPVSGQPVVVKDGRFGPYVTDGETNATLRSGDSVEEITPERGFELLAEKRAKAPAKKTAKKTAAKKAPAKKAPAKKTAAKKTAATKTVAKKTTAKKTTAKKATASQATAED
- the tmk gene encoding dTMP kinase — translated: MLVGALLLPVAALVLAKADDRAGVPLRHDLLDALRGGDDPVQAHAAKGFFIALEGGDGAGKSTQAEAIAEWIRAKGHEVVVTREPGATPVGKRLRSILLDVSSAGLSHRAEALLYAADRAEHVDTVVRPALERGAVVVSDRYIDSSVAYQGAGRDLSPTEIARINRWATDGLVPHLTVLLDVAPETARERFTEAPDRLESEPAEFHARVRSGFLTLAAADPARYLVVDAGQEPEAVTTVIRHRLDVVLPLSEAEIKAKEEARKAAEEEARRRAEEEAARKAEEERLERERQEQLARLRAEEEERKQRELEEAQRREAERQAEEARQRAEAARVRAEQEQARQLAEEQARAAEEARRRKQAEEEARLRAEAEERRLEKQRKAEEALLRAEQARRAAEAQREAEASSAAAAAAAAASAADSGAPGASGVSGGAGSGGSAGGRDNETVPTPVVTPTNASGGPADETAVLPPVPPRDAGPDDAETTVLPQPPAPQGAADETAVLPPVRPGSAADETAVLPPVRPGSAADETAVLPPVGQGSAADETAVLPPVRDDRGGGEQGSGPADRVPPGYFRDERPGSEGTDARTRELPQVDEDGTPRRRPRSDWAEETPLDDLPTLADELLGPRDDDEPDEGRGRRRR
- a CDS encoding DNA polymerase III subunit delta', with product MTVWDDLVGQEKVSVQLDAAARDADAQVTAVADHTPVAEASKMTHAWLFTGPPGSGRSTAARAFAAALQCVSPDRALGGSPGCGFCDGCHTSLIGTHADVQIIRTDLLSIGVKETRDLVRRAQMSPAGRRWQVIIVEDADRLTEGAGNVLLKAIEEPAPRTVWLLCAPSIEDVLPTIRSRCRHLTLRTPPVDAVADVLVRRDGIEPDVAAAVARATQGHIGRARRLATDERARARRAAVLKLPLRVDDVGACLKAAQELIDAASEDAKQVAEETDVKETEDMKAALGASQGGRMPRGTAGVMKELEDKQKRRKTRTQRDSLDLALIDLTAFYRDVLALQFGTSLALANTEMRDTLDRLARGSSPETTLRRIEAIAACREALDRNVAPLLAVEAMTMALRAG
- a CDS encoding alpha/beta hydrolase; the protein is MYTRRRPRSPRANRSLRACGTLLAVAGLLVSACSAGSSTSSASPAGAEAALRALPEATPSALASYYGQRPAWRACGVAGFECTTLKAPLDYAEPAKGDVRLAVSRKKATGPGKRLGSLLVNPGGPGGSAVGYLQAYAGIGYPAKVRARYDMVAVDPRGVARSEPVECLTGREMDTFTQTDTTPDNARETGELVDAFKGFAEGCGRRAGNLLRHVSTVEAARDMDLVRAALGDEKLTYVGASYGTFLGATYAGLYPERVGRLVLDGALDPSLPARRTNRDQTAGFETAFQSFAKDCVHESDCPLGGAGTTTEQVGKNLKAFFRQLDGAPIGTGDADGRKLGEALATTGVIAAMYDEGSWPQLRDALDMAMKDKDGAGLLALSDSYYERDSDGKYENLMFANAAVNCLDLPAAFSSPEEVKDALPSFEQASPVFGESLAWASLNCAYWPVKATGEARSIEAKGAAPIVVVGTVRDPATPYRWAQALAAQLSSGTLLTYDGDGHTAYGRGSACIDSAINEYLLEGTPPKSGKRCSGA